A genomic segment from Cyanobium sp. NIES-981 encodes:
- a CDS encoding D-alanine--D-alanine ligase family protein — translation MPPDPSRIAPPGPIRVGLIFGGASGEHAISIRSAATVAAALRRGENGGRYATSCFYIDLQGRWWGPELAEQVLAQGRPAGPDQLASAPERPGFQGFPAEALAMEVWFPVLHGPNGEDGTIQGLFTLMQVPYVGSGVLGSAVGMDKQAMKAALAAAGLPQVPYVCLEAGDLEADPEAVLERLERDLGYPCFVKPANLGSSVGISKAGDRAALLAGLRTAAALDPRLVVEQGVSARELECAVRGGGPRPLQASVLGEIRYDADWYDFETKYSEGRSHTVIPAEIPEPVAASARTMALQACRAVNASGLARVDFFYSEAGPGEAGEGRLWLNEINTLPGFTSQSMFPMLWEATGVPLETLVDELIQAARDWPRAALQPGGPPA, via the coding sequence ATGCCCCCTGATCCCAGCCGAATCGCGCCCCCCGGCCCCATCCGCGTTGGCCTGATCTTCGGCGGGGCCTCCGGCGAGCATGCGATCTCGATCCGCTCAGCCGCCACCGTGGCCGCCGCGCTGCGGCGGGGGGAGAACGGGGGGCGCTACGCCACGAGCTGCTTCTACATCGACCTCCAGGGCCGCTGGTGGGGTCCGGAGCTGGCGGAGCAGGTGCTGGCCCAGGGCCGGCCGGCCGGCCCGGATCAGCTGGCATCGGCTCCCGAGCGCCCCGGCTTCCAGGGATTTCCAGCCGAGGCCCTGGCGATGGAGGTGTGGTTTCCGGTGCTGCATGGCCCCAACGGGGAGGACGGCACCATCCAGGGCCTGTTCACCCTGATGCAGGTGCCCTACGTGGGCTCGGGCGTGCTCGGCTCGGCGGTGGGGATGGACAAGCAGGCGATGAAGGCCGCCCTCGCCGCCGCGGGCCTGCCCCAGGTGCCCTACGTCTGCCTGGAGGCCGGCGATCTGGAGGCCGACCCGGAGGCGGTGCTGGAGCGGCTGGAGCGGGATCTGGGCTATCCGTGCTTCGTGAAGCCCGCCAATCTGGGCTCGTCGGTGGGGATCAGCAAGGCCGGCGACCGCGCCGCCCTGCTGGCGGGTCTGCGCACCGCGGCGGCCCTCGACCCCCGCCTGGTGGTGGAGCAGGGGGTGAGCGCCCGGGAGCTCGAATGCGCGGTGCGGGGCGGCGGCCCGCGGCCGCTGCAGGCCTCGGTGCTGGGTGAGATCCGCTACGACGCGGACTGGTACGACTTCGAGACCAAATACAGCGAGGGCAGGAGCCACACCGTGATTCCGGCCGAGATTCCCGAGCCCGTCGCGGCCTCGGCGCGCACGATGGCCCTGCAGGCCTGCCGGGCGGTGAACGCCTCGGGGCTGGCGAGGGTGGATTTCTTCTACAGCGAAGCCGGCCCGGGCGAGGCGGGCGAAGGCCGTCTCTGGCTCAACGAGATCAACACCCTGCCGGGGTTCACCAGCCAGAGCATGTTTCCGATGCTGTGGGAGGCCACGGGTGTGCCTCTCGAAACCCTGGTGGATGAGTTGATCCAGGCGGCACGAGACTGGCCCCGTGCGGCGTTGCAGCCAGGAGGACCCCCGGCATGA
- the hemW gene encoding radical SAM family heme chaperone HemW — protein sequence MAVSFPPRSAYLHIPFCHRRCFYCDFPIVPLGDRAGAAPGQPGAASIAAYLALLQREIALAPAGPPLSTVYFGGGTPSLLDPGQLEGLLQALRQHFGLAPGAEISLELDPASFDRERLRGYLAAGVNRVSLGGQSFDDGVLQQLGRRHGSHDLRQAAGWLGQAHRSGELGSWSLDLIQAVPGQTLPAWRDQLGQAIASGAPHLSVYDLTIEPGTVFARRLEQGRLELPEHDLAADLMDLTSAELAAAGYGRYEVSNYALPGHAARHNRVYWSGAGWWGFGMGATAAPWGDRLARPRTREAYAAWLDAEGCPPAAPEGAGMPVEERLMVGLRRREGVRLPALLRREGWSEAAIAAGLIGLRRQLEPWRARGLLLEEGERWRLADPGGLALSNAVLRELWAWWDAAGSPASAAGPPRPEPAPAAAAG from the coding sequence TTGGCCGTGTCCTTCCCCCCGCGCAGCGCCTACCTCCACATCCCCTTCTGTCACCGGCGCTGCTTTTATTGCGATTTCCCGATCGTCCCGCTGGGGGACCGCGCCGGAGCCGCACCCGGCCAGCCCGGTGCCGCCTCGATCGCGGCCTATCTGGCTCTGTTGCAGCGGGAGATCGCCCTGGCCCCGGCCGGGCCGCCCCTCAGCACCGTGTATTTCGGCGGCGGCACGCCCTCGTTGCTGGATCCGGGCCAGCTGGAGGGGCTGCTGCAGGCCCTGCGGCAGCACTTCGGCCTCGCGCCCGGCGCGGAGATCAGCCTGGAGCTGGATCCGGCCAGCTTCGATCGCGAGCGGCTGCGGGGCTATCTGGCCGCGGGGGTGAACCGGGTGAGCCTGGGGGGGCAGAGCTTCGATGACGGGGTGCTGCAGCAGCTGGGCCGTCGCCACGGCAGCCACGATCTGCGCCAGGCCGCCGGCTGGTTGGGGCAGGCCCACCGCAGCGGTGAGCTCGGCAGCTGGAGCCTGGATCTGATTCAGGCCGTGCCGGGCCAGACCCTGCCGGCCTGGCGCGACCAGCTGGGGCAGGCGATCGCCAGCGGCGCTCCCCATCTCTCGGTGTACGACCTCACGATCGAGCCCGGCACCGTCTTCGCCCGGCGGCTGGAGCAGGGCCGGCTGGAGCTGCCGGAGCACGACCTGGCCGCCGATCTCATGGACCTGACCAGCGCGGAGCTCGCGGCGGCGGGCTACGGCCGCTACGAGGTGTCGAACTACGCCCTGCCGGGCCATGCCGCGCGCCACAACCGCGTGTACTGGAGCGGCGCCGGCTGGTGGGGCTTCGGCATGGGGGCCACCGCGGCCCCCTGGGGGGACCGGCTGGCCCGGCCCCGCACCCGGGAGGCCTACGCGGCCTGGCTGGACGCGGAGGGCTGCCCGCCCGCGGCGCCGGAGGGGGCCGGGATGCCGGTGGAAGAGCGCCTGATGGTGGGTCTGCGCCGCCGGGAGGGGGTGCGGCTGCCGGCCCTGCTGCGCCGGGAGGGCTGGTCGGAGGCCGCGATCGCCGCCGGACTGATCGGGCTGCGCCGGCAGCTGGAGCCCTGGCGGGCCCGGGGACTGCTGCTGGAGGAGGGCGAGCGCTGGCGGCTGGCCGACCCCGGCGGTCTGGCCCTCAGCAATGCGGTGCTGCGGGAGCTGTGGGCCTGGTGGGATGCCGCTGGGAGCCCAGCCAGCGCTGCAGGGCCTCCACGGCCAGAGCCCGCCCCTGCAGCAGCGGCGGGCTGA
- a CDS encoding DUF1611 domain-containing protein → MSGGAGPLRPEARVVLLLHGGLDNLSGKTGLALLRYRPGPIVAVVDPRHAGASLEAVTGIERAVPVLGSVAEALPLGPEVAVIGLAPSGGQLPADVRADVAAALRAGLSVASGLHSRLGADPELAALRRDPAWIWDLRQEPPALAVAAARAAALPCRRLLAVGSDMAVGKMSACLELLAEAGRRGLPARFVGTGQAGILISGAGVPLDAVRVDYAAGAVEAAVLEAGRDLGPAGQLLVEGQGSLAHPGSTATLPLLRGSQPTDLLLVHRAGQRHIKGLPALPLPPLPELIAAVEALAALGRPDGLRPRVRAIALNTAALEPDQALRESRKLGDATGLVCADPVRQGAGQLLDALAPGEGGACPG, encoded by the coding sequence ATGAGCGGCGGTGCGGGCCCGCTGCGGCCGGAGGCAAGGGTGGTGCTGCTCCTGCATGGGGGCCTGGACAATCTTTCCGGCAAGACCGGCCTGGCCCTGCTCCGCTACCGGCCTGGGCCGATCGTGGCGGTGGTGGATCCCCGCCATGCCGGGGCCAGCCTGGAGGCCGTGACCGGGATCGAGCGGGCGGTGCCGGTGCTGGGCAGCGTGGCGGAGGCCCTGCCCCTGGGGCCCGAGGTGGCGGTGATCGGCCTGGCGCCCTCGGGCGGGCAGCTGCCCGCCGATGTGCGGGCCGATGTGGCGGCGGCGCTGCGGGCCGGCCTCTCGGTGGCCAGCGGGCTGCACAGCCGCCTTGGGGCGGATCCCGAGCTGGCGGCCCTGCGCCGCGACCCGGCCTGGATCTGGGACCTGCGGCAGGAGCCCCCCGCTCTGGCGGTGGCCGCGGCCCGGGCTGCCGCCCTGCCCTGCCGCCGGCTGCTGGCGGTGGGCAGCGACATGGCCGTGGGCAAGATGAGCGCCTGCCTGGAGCTGCTGGCCGAAGCGGGCCGCCGCGGCCTCCCGGCCCGCTTCGTGGGCACGGGCCAGGCGGGGATCCTGATCTCCGGCGCAGGGGTGCCGCTCGATGCGGTGCGGGTGGACTACGCCGCCGGTGCGGTGGAGGCCGCCGTGCTCGAGGCGGGCCGGGATCTCGGCCCGGCCGGGCAGCTGCTGGTGGAGGGCCAGGGTTCCCTGGCCCACCCCGGCTCCACGGCCACCCTGCCGCTGCTGCGCGGCAGCCAGCCCACCGATCTGCTGCTGGTGCACCGGGCGGGGCAGCGCCACATCAAGGGTCTGCCTGCGCTGCCCCTCCCACCCCTGCCGGAACTGATCGCCGCCGTGGAGGCCCTGGCGGCCCTGGGACGGCCGGACGGGCTGCGGCCGCGGGTGCGGGCGATCGCCCTCAACACCGCCGCACTGGAGCCGGACCAGGCCCTGCGGGAGAGCCGCAAGCTCGGCGATGCCACGGGCTTGGTGTGCGCCGATCCGGTGCGCCAGGGGGCCGGCCAGCTGCTGGATGCCCTTGCCCCGGGTGAAGGCGGAGCCTGCCCCGGGTGA
- a CDS encoding cell division protein FtsQ/DivIB translates to MSQARTLPPGAERRRQLRLQRRRERLRNAWRLLVLLGIAGGLGYGLLREGWTLTGPDQVQVVGSRLVTPDRVIEAAGLTFPQPLLGLQPRKLAADLAETLPVEEVHVSRLMAPPRLRVSLVDRQAVARAQRRTGQGVERGYVDRLGHWMNSSQGDLMAGEATAALLVKGWQPRHRASLTRVLEQRSRFGNDLQEIRFEPEGSLWLRSATLGQVRLGPADAQLTRRLQVLDHLVETLPAQLKGQRLRSLDLSDPEQPELVLVGSKSPGTPPRAP, encoded by the coding sequence GTGAGCCAGGCCCGGACCCTCCCCCCCGGGGCCGAGCGCCGACGCCAGCTGCGGCTGCAGCGCCGCCGGGAGCGGCTGCGCAACGCCTGGCGGCTGCTGGTGCTCCTGGGTATTGCCGGCGGCCTTGGCTACGGGCTCCTGCGCGAGGGCTGGACCCTCACCGGCCCTGACCAGGTGCAGGTGGTGGGCAGCCGGCTGGTCACGCCGGATCGGGTGATCGAAGCGGCGGGTCTGACGTTCCCCCAGCCCCTGCTCGGCCTCCAGCCCCGCAAGCTGGCCGCGGACCTGGCCGAGACCCTGCCCGTGGAGGAGGTGCACGTGAGCAGGCTGATGGCGCCGCCACGGCTGCGGGTGAGCCTGGTGGACCGCCAGGCCGTGGCCAGGGCCCAGCGCCGCACCGGCCAGGGTGTGGAGCGGGGCTATGTGGACCGGCTGGGGCACTGGATGAACAGCAGCCAGGGCGACCTGATGGCCGGCGAAGCCACGGCTGCCCTGCTGGTGAAGGGCTGGCAGCCCCGGCACCGGGCCAGCCTCACCAGGGTGCTGGAGCAGCGCAGCCGGTTCGGCAACGACCTCCAGGAGATCCGCTTCGAGCCGGAGGGAAGCCTCTGGCTGCGCAGCGCCACGCTCGGGCAGGTGCGGCTCGGCCCTGCCGACGCCCAGCTGACGCGGCGGCTGCAGGTGCTGGATCACCTGGTGGAGACCCTGCCGGCCCAGCTGAAGGGCCAGCGGCTGCGCAGCCTGGATCTGAGCGATCCCGAGCAGCCGGAGCTCGTTCTGGTGGGCAGCAAGAGCCCCGGAACGCCCCCAAGGGCACCGTGA
- a CDS encoding dipeptide epimerase, translating into MRCRLRRFTLTKAVPLAISRGVTSSVEHLLVEVEHHGLRGWGETGGLDTGHRHYSTEAIAAELEPLLPQLADASPLEDQALEPRLAGLSPPARCGLDLALHDWRGKHFGQPLWRLWGLDPGACAATSVTLGLGSSEAVLARLARWWQQLPATRIKLKLGSPDGLEHDRALLAAVAAALEQRRQDTGAACELQVDANGGWSLEQALAMLPLLEAHGVVLLEQPLAPHADPADDTAGFAALHPHCPLPLVADESCWSLEDLLRLAPHVDGINIKLLKSGGLGEALLMARTARRLGLGVMLGCYSDGALLNGAAAQLLPLVRWPDLDSHLNLVDDPFSGLDAEADQLQLPRGAGLGIEVPVAWQQAPWQEQA; encoded by the coding sequence ATGCGCTGCCGCCTGCGCCGCTTCACCCTCACCAAGGCCGTGCCGCTGGCCATCAGCCGCGGTGTGACCAGCAGCGTGGAGCACCTGCTCGTGGAGGTGGAGCACCACGGCCTGCGGGGCTGGGGGGAAACGGGCGGGCTGGACACGGGCCACCGGCACTACAGCACCGAGGCCATCGCCGCCGAACTGGAGCCGCTGCTGCCCCAGCTCGCCGACGCCTCGCCGCTGGAGGACCAGGCACTGGAGCCCCGGCTGGCCGGGCTGTCGCCGCCGGCGCGCTGCGGCCTCGATCTGGCCCTGCACGACTGGCGCGGCAAGCACTTCGGCCAGCCCCTCTGGCGGCTCTGGGGCCTGGATCCGGGTGCCTGCGCCGCCACCAGCGTGACCCTCGGGCTGGGCTCCTCCGAGGCTGTGCTGGCGCGGCTCGCGCGCTGGTGGCAGCAGCTGCCCGCCACCCGCATCAAGCTCAAGCTCGGCAGTCCGGACGGGCTGGAGCACGACCGCGCCCTGCTGGCGGCCGTGGCGGCGGCCCTGGAGCAGCGGCGGCAGGACACTGGCGCGGCCTGTGAGCTGCAGGTGGACGCCAACGGCGGCTGGAGCCTGGAGCAGGCCCTGGCGATGCTGCCGCTGCTGGAGGCCCACGGCGTGGTGCTGCTGGAGCAGCCGCTGGCCCCCCACGCCGATCCGGCCGACGACACCGCCGGCTTCGCGGCGCTCCATCCCCACTGCCCCCTGCCGCTGGTGGCGGACGAGAGCTGCTGGAGCCTGGAGGATCTGCTGCGCCTGGCGCCCCATGTGGACGGCATCAACATCAAGCTGCTCAAGAGCGGCGGCCTGGGCGAGGCCCTGCTGATGGCCCGCACCGCGCGGCGGCTGGGGCTCGGGGTGATGCTGGGCTGCTATTCCGACGGCGCCCTGCTCAACGGTGCCGCCGCCCAGCTGCTGCCCCTGGTGCGCTGGCCCGACCTGGACAGCCACCTCAACCTGGTGGATGACCCCTTCAGCGGGCTGGACGCCGAAGCCGATCAGCTGCAGCTGCCCCGGGGTGCCGGCCTGGGGATCGAGGTGCCCGTGGCCTGGCAGCAGGCCCCCTGGCAGGAGCAGGCATGA
- the panB gene encoding 3-methyl-2-oxobutanoate hydroxymethyltransferase: protein MRPADLARRKQAGLPISILTAWDALSGAVVAEAGADAVLVGDSLAMVVLGHATTLPVTLDEMLHHCRATARGMASVCSPGQEPLLICDLPFLSYQCAADDAVAAAGRVLKESPAAAVKLEGAEPETLAVVDRLVRSGIPVMGHVGLTPQAVHRTGYRRQAADAAGRQRLERQARALEQAGCFALVVEHVPAEVAAHLSTSLAIPVIGIGAGEACDGQVRVTADLLGLTSRQPPFSPPLLQGRALAVEALQRWLGSQRHPTRPTAPAAPHC from the coding sequence CTGCGCCCCGCCGACCTGGCCCGTCGCAAGCAGGCCGGCCTGCCGATCAGCATCCTCACCGCCTGGGATGCCCTCTCCGGAGCGGTGGTGGCCGAGGCCGGCGCTGACGCGGTGCTGGTGGGCGACTCCCTGGCCATGGTGGTGCTCGGCCATGCCACCACCCTGCCGGTGACGCTCGACGAGATGCTGCACCACTGCCGGGCCACGGCGCGCGGCATGGCCAGCGTGTGCTCCCCGGGGCAGGAGCCGCTGCTGATCTGCGATCTGCCCTTCCTCTCCTACCAGTGCGCCGCCGACGATGCGGTGGCGGCGGCCGGGCGTGTGCTCAAGGAGAGCCCCGCCGCCGCGGTGAAGCTGGAGGGCGCCGAACCCGAAACCCTGGCGGTGGTCGACCGGCTGGTGCGCAGCGGAATCCCGGTGATGGGGCACGTGGGCCTCACGCCCCAGGCGGTGCATCGCACCGGCTACCGCCGCCAGGCCGCCGATGCCGCCGGCCGGCAGCGGCTGGAGCGCCAGGCCCGGGCCCTGGAGCAGGCGGGCTGCTTTGCCCTGGTGGTGGAACATGTGCCCGCCGAGGTGGCCGCCCACCTGAGCACCAGCCTGGCGATCCCGGTGATCGGCATCGGCGCCGGCGAGGCCTGCGACGGCCAGGTGCGCGTCACCGCCGATCTGCTGGGGCTCACCAGCCGGCAGCCCCCGTTCAGCCCGCCGCTGCTGCAGGGGCGGGCTCTGGCCGTGGAGGCCCTGCAGCGCTGGCTGGGCTCCCAGCGGCATCCCACCAGGCCCACAGCTCCCGCAGCACCGCATTGCTGA
- the miaB gene encoding tRNA (N6-isopentenyl adenosine(37)-C2)-methylthiotransferase MiaB, which yields MTATRLQPTPTAPATAAERRSYWITTFGCQMNKADSERMAGILEAMGYREAGAELEADLVLYNTCTIRDNAEQKVYSYLGRQAQRKRANPHLTLVVAGCVAQQEGEALLRRVPELDLVMGPQHANRLETLLSQVEQGQQVVATEEHHILEDITTARRDSSVCAWVNVIYGCNERCTYCVVPSVRGREQSRLPEAIRLEMEGLAARGFKEITLLGQNIDAYGRDLPGITPEGRRRHTLTDLLQHVHAVEGIERIRFATSHPRYFTERLIDACAALPKVCEHFHIPFQSGDDAVLKAMARGYTVERYRRIVDRIRERMPDAAISADVIVAFPGETDAQFRNTLRLVEEIGFDQVNTAAYSPRPSTPAADWPDQLSEAVKVERLQELNALVEQQARRRSARYAGRTEEVLVEGTNRRDPSQRMGRTRTNRLTFFPGQRPDGTPLEPGDLVNVRIEEVRAFSLSGTLA from the coding sequence ATGACGGCCACCCGACTCCAACCCACCCCCACAGCCCCGGCCACGGCGGCCGAGCGCCGCAGCTACTGGATCACCACCTTCGGCTGCCAGATGAACAAGGCGGATTCCGAGCGGATGGCCGGGATCCTGGAAGCCATGGGCTACCGCGAAGCCGGCGCGGAACTCGAGGCGGATCTGGTGCTCTACAACACCTGCACGATCCGCGACAACGCCGAGCAGAAGGTGTACAGCTACCTGGGCCGCCAGGCCCAGCGCAAGCGCGCCAACCCCCACCTCACCCTGGTGGTGGCGGGCTGTGTGGCCCAGCAGGAGGGCGAGGCCCTGCTGCGGCGGGTGCCGGAGCTCGACCTGGTGATGGGCCCCCAGCACGCCAACCGGCTGGAGACCCTGCTGAGCCAGGTGGAGCAGGGGCAGCAGGTGGTGGCCACCGAGGAGCACCACATCCTCGAAGACATCACCACCGCCCGCCGTGACAGCAGCGTCTGCGCCTGGGTGAACGTGATCTACGGCTGCAACGAGCGCTGCACCTACTGCGTGGTGCCCTCGGTGCGGGGCCGGGAGCAGAGCCGGCTTCCCGAAGCCATCCGCCTGGAGATGGAAGGGCTCGCCGCCCGGGGCTTCAAGGAGATCACCCTGCTGGGGCAGAACATCGACGCCTACGGCCGCGATCTGCCCGGCATCACCCCGGAGGGCCGGCGCCGCCACACCCTCACCGACCTGCTGCAGCATGTGCACGCCGTTGAGGGGATCGAGCGGATCCGCTTCGCCACCAGCCACCCGCGCTACTTCACCGAGCGCCTGATCGACGCCTGCGCCGCTCTGCCCAAGGTGTGTGAGCACTTCCACATTCCCTTCCAGAGCGGCGATGACGCGGTGCTGAAGGCGATGGCCCGCGGCTACACGGTGGAGCGCTACCGCCGCATCGTGGACCGCATCCGCGAGCGCATGCCCGATGCCGCCATCAGTGCCGATGTGATCGTGGCCTTCCCCGGCGAAACCGACGCCCAGTTCCGCAACACCCTGCGCCTGGTGGAGGAGATCGGCTTCGACCAGGTGAACACCGCCGCCTATTCGCCGCGGCCCAGCACCCCGGCCGCCGACTGGCCCGATCAGCTGAGCGAGGCCGTGAAGGTGGAACGCCTGCAGGAACTCAACGCCCTGGTGGAGCAGCAGGCCCGCCGCCGCAGCGCCCGCTACGCCGGCCGCACCGAGGAGGTGCTGGTGGAGGGCACCAATCGACGCGATCCCTCCCAGCGCATGGGCCGCACCCGCACCAACCGGCTCACCTTCTTCCCGGGCCAGCGCCCGGACGGCACCCCGCTGGAGCCGGGTGATCTGGTGAACGTGCGCATCGAGGAGGTGCGGGCCTTCTCGCTGAGCGGCACACTGGCCTGA
- the ftsZ gene encoding cell division protein FtsZ has product MTHTPTTSAGIVPSQSARIEVIGVGGGGSNAVNRMIASDLQGLGYRVLNTDAQALLQSAAQKRTQLGQKLTRGLGAGGNPVIGQKAAEESRAELQESLVGADLIFIAAGMGGGTGTGAAPILAEVAKEVGALTVGIVTKPFSFEGRKRMRQAEEGIARLAEHVDTLIVIPNDRLRDEIAGAPLNEAFRAADDVLRMGVKGISDIITRPGLVNVDFADIRSVMADAGTALLGIGVGSGRSRASEAAQAAMSSPLLESARIDGAKGCVINISGGKDMTLEDMTTASEVIYEVVDPEANIIVGAVVDDKLEGEIHVTVIATGFDGSTSYRTERPAMTFTSSAPYSPASEEKGAKIPPFLLNRQGRSNEQDS; this is encoded by the coding sequence ATGACCCATACCCCGACCACCTCCGCCGGCATTGTTCCCAGCCAGTCGGCACGCATCGAGGTGATCGGCGTGGGTGGTGGCGGCAGCAATGCCGTCAACCGGATGATCGCGTCCGACCTGCAGGGTCTGGGCTACCGGGTGCTCAACACCGATGCCCAGGCCCTGCTGCAGTCGGCGGCCCAGAAGCGCACCCAGCTGGGCCAGAAGCTCACCCGCGGCCTGGGCGCGGGCGGCAATCCGGTGATCGGCCAGAAGGCCGCCGAGGAATCGCGGGCAGAACTGCAGGAGTCGCTGGTGGGCGCCGACCTGATCTTCATCGCCGCGGGCATGGGCGGCGGCACCGGCACCGGCGCGGCACCGATCCTCGCGGAGGTGGCCAAGGAGGTGGGCGCCCTCACGGTGGGGATCGTCACCAAGCCCTTCAGCTTCGAGGGCCGCAAGCGGATGCGTCAGGCGGAGGAGGGCATCGCCCGCCTGGCGGAGCACGTGGACACCCTGATCGTGATCCCGAACGACCGGCTGCGTGACGAGATCGCCGGTGCCCCCCTGAACGAGGCCTTCCGCGCCGCCGATGACGTGCTGCGCATGGGGGTGAAGGGCATCAGCGACATCATCACCAGGCCCGGCCTGGTGAATGTGGACTTCGCCGACATCCGCTCGGTGATGGCCGATGCCGGCACCGCTCTGCTCGGCATCGGCGTGGGATCGGGCCGCAGCAGGGCCAGCGAGGCCGCCCAGGCGGCCATGAGCAGCCCGCTGCTGGAGTCGGCGCGGATCGATGGCGCCAAGGGCTGCGTGATCAACATCAGCGGCGGCAAGGACATGACCCTGGAAGACATGACCACCGCCTCCGAGGTGATCTACGAGGTGGTGGATCCCGAGGCCAACATCATCGTGGGCGCGGTGGTGGACGACAAGCTGGAAGGGGAGATCCACGTGACCGTGATCGCCACCGGCTTCGACGGCAGCACCTCCTACCGCACGGAGCGTCCGGCCATGACCTTCACCAGCAGCGCCCCCTACAGCCCCGCCAGCGAGGAGAAGGGCGCCAAGATCCCGCCCTTCCTGCTCAACCGCCAGGGCCGCAGCAACGAGCAGGACAGCTGA
- the glsA gene encoding glutaminase A — protein sequence MAPIDGATDDPSDGATDGRASVIQRILEEAHARFSPLEAGRPADYIPELAGACPADFGIVLATTGGHLYSVGDVRHRFSIQSISKPLTYALALKLLSAEELMRKVGVEPSGDAFNAISLDPDTGIPRNPMINAGAIATTAQILAHDPEGAETLLLDFYAAMAGRRLTVDEAVFRSERDSGHRNRAIGHLLRTFAIIGTDPEPGLQLYFRQCAVAVSCVDLAVMAATLACQGRNPFTGEAVIDAAITTNVLAVMGSCGMYDYTGQWLYNVGMPAKSGVGGGVLAVVPGTLGLAVYSPPLDGYGNSVRGTAVCEWLSQRLELHLFHQQPLGSSAIRTATDGRQRQSRRWRSGNERQRLDRYGDRIQVLQAQGVFDFAATETLLAQIDRLGGSGTCLVLDLARVLDLPPVAAGLLLEQLAGFGRSGGQVLLCHADHLPALGGGRAAACAWLRRFPNLDEALEAAEDQLLAELEAAGPARKAEPSEPAEALLERLAEPSRQALLPLLQRRHFEAGAVVCRQGEVAAELYLIEAGRFSARLFTARHPSGLRLASFSAGSCFGEVSFLGRTPRRGSVIADQAGSCLVLERQGLERLGQTHPQAVIDLLRVLHGDLAIKLQRTTDQLALLEEE from the coding sequence ATGGCCCCGATCGACGGCGCCACCGACGACCCCAGCGACGGCGCCACCGACGGCAGAGCCAGCGTGATCCAGCGGATCCTGGAGGAGGCCCATGCCCGTTTCTCTCCGCTGGAGGCGGGCCGCCCGGCGGACTACATCCCGGAGCTGGCCGGGGCCTGCCCCGCCGATTTCGGCATCGTGCTGGCCACCACGGGCGGCCACCTCTACAGCGTGGGGGATGTCCGCCACCGCTTCTCGATCCAGTCGATCTCCAAGCCGCTCACCTACGCCCTGGCCCTCAAGCTGCTGTCCGCCGAGGAGCTGATGCGCAAGGTGGGGGTGGAGCCTTCGGGCGATGCCTTCAACGCGATCAGCCTGGATCCGGACACCGGCATTCCCCGCAATCCGATGATCAATGCCGGGGCGATCGCCACCACGGCCCAGATCCTGGCCCACGATCCGGAGGGCGCCGAAACCCTGCTGCTCGACTTCTACGCCGCCATGGCCGGGCGGCGGCTCACGGTGGATGAAGCCGTGTTCCGCTCCGAGCGGGACAGCGGCCATCGCAACCGGGCGATCGGCCACCTGCTGCGCACCTTCGCCATCATCGGCACCGACCCGGAACCGGGGCTGCAGCTCTACTTCCGCCAGTGCGCCGTGGCGGTGAGCTGCGTGGATCTGGCCGTGATGGCCGCCACCCTGGCCTGCCAGGGGCGCAATCCCTTCACCGGCGAGGCGGTGATCGACGCGGCGATCACCACCAACGTGCTGGCCGTGATGGGCAGCTGCGGCATGTACGACTACACCGGCCAGTGGCTCTACAACGTGGGGATGCCGGCCAAGAGCGGCGTGGGCGGAGGCGTGCTGGCGGTGGTGCCGGGCACGCTGGGCCTGGCGGTGTACTCCCCACCCCTGGACGGCTACGGCAACTCGGTGCGCGGCACCGCGGTGTGCGAGTGGCTGTCGCAGCGGCTGGAGCTGCACCTGTTCCACCAGCAGCCCCTCGGCAGCAGCGCCATCCGCACGGCCACCGACGGCCGCCAGCGCCAGTCACGCCGCTGGCGCAGCGGCAACGAGCGCCAGCGGCTCGACCGGTATGGCGACAGGATCCAGGTGCTGCAGGCGCAGGGGGTGTTCGATTTCGCCGCCACCGAAACCCTGCTGGCGCAGATCGATCGGCTGGGCGGATCGGGTACCTGCCTGGTGCTCGACCTGGCCCGGGTGCTGGACCTGCCGCCGGTGGCCGCGGGGCTGCTGCTGGAGCAGCTCGCCGGCTTCGGGCGCTCCGGTGGGCAGGTGCTGCTCTGCCATGCCGACCATCTGCCGGCCCTGGGCGGCGGCCGGGCCGCTGCCTGCGCCTGGCTGCGCCGCTTCCCCAACCTGGATGAGGCCCTGGAGGCCGCCGAGGATCAACTGCTGGCCGAGCTGGAGGCCGCCGGGCCGGCCCGGAAGGCCGAACCGAGCGAGCCGGCTGAGGCCCTGCTCGAGCGCCTGGCCGAGCCCAGCCGGCAGGCGCTGCTGCCCCTGCTGCAGCGCCGCCACTTCGAGGCCGGCGCCGTGGTGTGCCGCCAGGGTGAGGTGGCCGCGGAGCTCTACCTGATCGAAGCGGGCCGCTTCAGCGCCCGTCTCTTCACCGCCCGCCACCCGAGCGGACTCCGCCTGGCCAGCTTCAGCGCCGGCTCCTGCTTCGGCGAGGTGTCCTTTCTGGGCCGCACCCCGCGCCGCGGCAGCGTGATCGCCGATCAGGCCGGCAGCTGCCTGGTGCTCGAGCGGCAGGGCCTGGAGCGGCTGGGGCAGACCCATCCCCAGGCGGTGATCGACCTGCTGCGGGTGCTGCACGGTGACCTGGCGATCAAGCTGCAGCGCACCACCGACCAGCTGGCGCTGCTGGAGGAGGAATGA